GTCCTCCGGCAGGGCCTTGACGGCCTCACCGATCACGGCCAGGTTCCGCAGGACGGCGTCATACGCCATCGAGCCGAACTCTGCGGAATCGAGGTGATCGCGGTAAGTGAGGCAGCGGGCGATCGCGGCTCGAATGTCCTCCATGCGGTCTGCATCGGCACGGCTCACACGGCCACCGCGTCCGCCAGGGCCGTAGCCGAGACCTCATCACGCAGGAGGGGTCCTGCCACAACATCAACCCGGACGCCCAGTAGTTCGCTCAGCTCCTCGGCGAGTCCGGAGACTCGGAGGAGCTCGTTGCCGGAGCCGGTAGACAAGTCGACGAAAAGATCGAGGTCACTGTCATCGCGAGCATCGCCACGCGCCGCAGACCCGAACATGCGGAGGTTGTCTGCGCCGTACCGCCTGAGCAGTGCGCCTACCTCGCTCCGGTTCGAAGCCAGTGCCGCTCGAAGCCGGCTTGACGCGGCAGTCGGCTGCTCCA
Above is a genomic segment from Aquipuribacter hungaricus containing:
- a CDS encoding DUF86 domain-containing protein: MSRADADRMEDIRAAIARCLTYRDHLDSAEFGSMAYDAVLRNLAVIGEAVKALPEDFKKGRPGAPWASIAGLRNVVVHEYFRVNPAMIRDIVDDQLAPLLDELG
- a CDS encoding nucleotidyltransferase family protein; the protein is MEQPTAASSRLRAALASNRSEVGALLRRYGADNLRMFGSAARGDARDDSDLDLFVDLSTGSGNELLRVSGLAEELSELLGVRVDVVAGPLLRDEVSATALADAVAV